The proteins below come from a single Dryobates pubescens isolate bDryPub1 chromosome 16, bDryPub1.pri, whole genome shotgun sequence genomic window:
- the GPX3 gene encoding glutathione peroxidase 3, which produces MGGWSGSAWILPLFLAGLVQLGQSQEREKVKCYDSTQGTIYDYGALTIDGDEYIPFRKYEGKMVLFVNVATYUGLTLQYVELNALQTELGPYGLVVLGFPSNQFGKQEPGQNSEILPALKYVRPGGGFVPNFQLFQKGDVNGAKEQKVFTFLKNSCPPVAEEFGHPKNLFWEPLRNHDIKWNFEKFLVGPDGVPVMRWYHRANIALVKNDIVAYMRQQQQQHPPPPPPQQQQEEEEGQ; this is translated from the exons ATGGGGGGCTGGTCCGGCAGCGCCTGGATTTTGCCCCTTTTCTTGGCTGGGCTCgtccagctggggcagagccaggagagggagaag GTGAAATGCTACGACTCGACTCAGGGCACAATCTATGACTACGGGGCCCTGACCATCGATGGAGATGAGTATATCCCCTTCAGGAAGTACGAGGGGAAGATGGTGCTCTTCGTCAACGTGGCCACCTACTGAGGCCTCACCCTGCAGTATGTTG AACTGAATGCACTACAAACTGAGCTGGGGCCCTATGGGCTCGTGGTCCTGGGCTTCCCATCCAACCAATTTGGGAAGCAGGAACCGGGCCAGAACTCAGAGATCCTCCCCGCGCTGAA GTACGTCCGGCCAGGGGGGGGCTTTGTCCCCAACTTCCAGCTTTTCCAGAAAGGGGACGTGAATGGGGCCAAAGAACAGAAGGTCTTCACCTTCCTGAAG AACTCCTGTCCCCCAGTGGCGGAGGAGTTTGGGCACCCCAAGAACCTCTTCTGGGAGCCTCTGCGGAACCACGACATCAAGTGGAACTTTGAGAAGTTCCTGGTGGGCCCCGACGGCGTGCCTGTCATGCGCTGGTACCACCGCGCCAACATCGCCCTTGTGAAGAACGACATCGTCGCCTACatgcggcagcagcagcagcagcaccccccgccgccgccgccccagcagcagcaggaggaggaggaaggccaGTAG
- the SMIM3 gene encoding small integral membrane protein 3: MEGAVPSPLLPFPCRMDLPDPADPAALPKHILDVWVIVLIILATILIMTALVLCPATAVIIYRVRTHPTRNGIV; this comes from the coding sequence atggagggggctGTCCCCTCACCCCTCTTGCCTTTCCCTTGCAGGATGGACCTCCCTGaccctgcagatcctgctgccctccccaagCACATCCTGGATGTCTGGGTCATCGTCTTGATCATCCTGGCCACCATCCTCATCATGACAGCCCTGGTGCTCTGCCCAGCCACTGCTGTCATCATCTACCGGGTACGGACTCACCCCACACGCAATGGCATCGTGTGA